The following are encoded in a window of Spea bombifrons isolate aSpeBom1 chromosome 2, aSpeBom1.2.pri, whole genome shotgun sequence genomic DNA:
- the KRT8 gene encoding keratin, type II cytoskeletal 8 has protein sequence MSVRVSKVSYRSSSSAAPRSAGFSSFSYSGAPGASRASTAAFSLGSSYGGGSRFGSGYRTGYGVGLGSGAGSAGITAVSVNQSLLAPLNLEIDPTIQQVRTQEKDQIKTLNNKFASFIDKVRFLEQQNKMLETKWSLLQNQKTTRSNMDSMFEAYINNLRRQLDTLGQEKLRLESELGNMQGLVEDFKNKYEDEINRRTEMENEFVLLKKDVDEAYMNKVQLEARLEGLTDEINFLRQLYEEELRELQSQISDTSVVLSMDNNRNLDLDSIIAEVKAQYEDIANKSRAEVESMYQIKYQELQSSAGRHGDELRNTKNEISELNRYITRLQSEIDALKAQRANLEAQIAEAEERGELALKDARAKLSELEAALQKAKQDMARQLREYQELMNVKLALDIEIATYRKLLEGEESRLESGIQNMSIQTKTTGYSGVSSGYSGGLQSGYGGGYGSGFGGGYNVYSSSVSSPLETSRTKRSIVVKTVETKDGRVLSESSDVFSKP, from the exons ATGTCCGTCAGAGTCAGCAAAGTGTCTTACCGCAGCTCCAGCAGCGCTGCCCCGCGCTCTGCGGGCTTCAGCAGCTTCTCTTACAGCGGAGCCCCCGGTGCCAGCAGAGCCAGCACCGCAGCCTTCAGCCTGGGCTCCAGCTACGGAGGAGGATCCCGATTTGGCAGCGGATACAGGACAGGCTATGGAGTCGGGCTGGGCTCAGGTGCAGGTTCTGCTGGTATCACCGCAGTCAGTGTCAACCAAAGCCTGCTGGCCCCCCTCAATCTGGAGATCGACCCCACCATCCAGCAAGTGAGGACCCAGGAGAAGGATCAGATCAAGACCCTCAACAACAAGTTCGCGTCATTCATTGACAAG GTTCGCTTCCTAGAACAACAGAACAAGATGCTGGAGACCAAATGGAGTCTCCTGCAGAACCAGAAAACCACTCGCAGTAACATGGACAGCATGTTTGAGGCATACATTAACAACCTGCGTCGCCAGCTGGATACCCTTGGACAAGAAAAGCTCCGCCTGGAGTCCGAGCTTGGAAACATGCAGGGTCTAGTGGAGGACTTCAAGAACAA ATATGAAGATGAAATCAACAGGCGCACAGAGATGGAGAACGAATTTGTCCTTCTCAAGAAG GATGTTGATGAGGCTTACATGAACAAGGTGCAGCTGGAGGCACGACTGGAAGGCCTCACAGATGAAATTAACTTCCTGCGTCAACTGTACGAAGAG GAGCTGAGGGAGCTGCAGTCCCAGATCTCAGACACTTCTGTTGTTTTGTCCATGGACAACAACCGCAACCTTGACCTTGACAGCATTATTGCTGAAGTAAAAGCTCAGTATGAAGACATTGCCAACAAGAGCCGTGCTGAGGTGGAGAGCATGTACCAGATTAAG TATCAGGAACTCCAATCCTCCGCTGGACGCCATGGAGATGAACTTAGGAATACCAAGAATGAGATCAGTGAGCTGAACCGCTACATCACACGGCTGCAGTCTGAGATTGATGCTCTGAAAGCACAG CGTGCAAACCTTGAAGCTCAGATTGCAGAGGCTGAGGAACGTGGGGAGTTGGCACTGAAGGATGCTAGAGCCAAACTGTCTGAGCTGGAAGCTGCTCTGCAGAAGGCCAAGCAGGACATGGCTCGCCAACTGAGAGAATACCAGGAGCTGATGAACGTGAAACTGGCTCTGGATATTGAGATCGCCACCTACAGGAAACTGCTGGAAGGAGAGGAGAGCAG gctggAATCAGGAATACAGAACATGAGCATTCAGACCAAAACCACAGGATATTCAG GCGTTAGCAGTGGCTACAGTGGAGGACTCCAGAGTGGGTATGGTGGCGGGTATGGCAGTGGTTTTGGAGGAGGTTACAATGTGTACTCAAGCAGTGTGAGTTCCCCCCTGGAAACCTCCCGAACCAAGCGCAGCATTGTAGTGAAGACAGTGGAGACCAAAGACGGAAGAGTGCTGTCTGAATCCTCAGATGTCTTTTCAAAGCCTTGA